One genomic window of Roseateles sp. DAIF2 includes the following:
- a CDS encoding NIPSNAP family protein, whose translation MTDEASTARLVEIRSYKLKPGSLDAFHRTVVERALPMLREAGMEIVAFGPSAHEPDCYFLARAFADLPDLERQQAAFYGSEAWRQGPREAVVGLIETYLNTLLWLSPVAIEDLRRRNHHP comes from the coding sequence ATGACCGACGAAGCCAGCACCGCCCGCCTGGTCGAGATCCGTTCCTACAAGCTCAAGCCCGGCAGCCTGGACGCCTTCCACCGCACCGTGGTCGAGCGCGCGCTGCCGATGCTGCGCGAGGCCGGCATGGAGATCGTGGCCTTCGGGCCCTCGGCCCATGAGCCGGACTGCTATTTCCTGGCCCGCGCCTTTGCGGACCTGCCGGACCTGGAGCGCCAGCAGGCCGCCTTCTACGGCTCCGAGGCCTGGCGCCAGGGGCCGCGCGAGGCGGTGGTGGGCCTGATCGAGACCTATCTGAACACCCTGCTCTGGCTCTCACCGGTCGCGATCGAGGACCTGCGCCGGCGCAACCACCACCCCTAG
- a CDS encoding antibiotic biosynthesis monooxygenase produces MILEVAPLQIRPGHCAAFEAAFAEAQALIAAMPGYLSHELRRCLERDHEYLLLVRWRSLEDHEIGFRGSPEYQRWKALLHHFYDPFPTVSHYAPQPELSSGAPA; encoded by the coding sequence ATGATCCTCGAAGTCGCCCCGCTGCAGATCCGCCCCGGCCATTGCGCCGCCTTCGAGGCCGCGTTCGCCGAAGCCCAGGCCCTGATCGCGGCCATGCCCGGCTATCTGTCGCACGAGCTGCGCCGCTGCCTGGAGCGCGACCATGAATACCTGCTGCTGGTGCGCTGGCGCAGCTTGGAGGACCATGAGATCGGCTTTCGCGGCTCGCCCGAGTACCAGCGCTGGAAGGCCTTGCTGCATCACTTCTACGACCCCTTCCCGACCGTCTCGCACTATGCGCCACAGCCGGAGCTCAGCTCGGGAGCCCCCGCATGA
- a CDS encoding SDR family oxidoreductase yields MSYSIDLAGRVALVTGASSGLGAQFARTLGKAGACVVLAGRRVERLKALRAEIEAGGGDAHVVSLDVTDLDSIKSAVAHAETEVGTLDILINNSGVSTTQKLTEVSGDDYDYVMDTNVRGAFFVAQEVGKRMLARARGAAPGTFIGGRIVNIASMAGLRVLSQIGVYSMSKAAVIHMTKAMALEWGKYGINVNAICPGYIDTEINHHHWDTEQGRKLVDLLPRKRVGHPRDLDTALLMLCANESHFINGAVIQADDGFGV; encoded by the coding sequence ATGAGCTACAGCATCGATCTGGCGGGCCGGGTGGCCCTGGTGACCGGGGCCTCCAGCGGCCTGGGTGCGCAGTTCGCCCGCACCTTGGGCAAGGCCGGCGCCTGCGTGGTGCTGGCCGGGCGGCGCGTCGAGCGGCTGAAGGCGCTGCGCGCCGAGATCGAGGCCGGCGGCGGCGATGCCCATGTGGTGAGCCTGGACGTGACCGACCTGGACAGCATCAAGTCGGCCGTGGCCCATGCCGAGACCGAGGTCGGCACCCTGGACATCCTGATCAACAACTCGGGCGTCAGCACCACGCAGAAGCTGACCGAGGTCAGCGGCGACGACTACGACTATGTGATGGACACCAATGTGCGCGGCGCCTTCTTCGTCGCGCAGGAGGTCGGCAAGCGCATGCTGGCGCGCGCGCGCGGTGCGGCGCCCGGCACCTTCATCGGCGGGCGCATCGTCAACATCGCCTCGATGGCCGGCCTGCGCGTATTGAGCCAGATTGGCGTCTATTCGATGAGCAAGGCCGCGGTGATCCACATGACCAAGGCGATGGCGCTCGAGTGGGGCAAGTACGGCATCAATGTCAACGCGATCTGCCCCGGCTATATCGACACCGAGATCAACCATCACCACTGGGACACCGAGCAGGGCAGGAAGCTGGTCGACCTGCTGCCGCGCAAGCGCGTCGGCCATCCGCGTGACCTGGACACGGCGCTGCTGATGCTCTGTGCCAACGAGAGTCATTTCATCAACGGCGCGGTCATCCAGGCCGACGACGGATTCGGAGTCTGA
- a CDS encoding YceH family protein, giving the protein MSLRVLTALEARVLAVLVEKQFTVPDSYPLSVNALTLGCNQKTARDPVMNAGESEVLRALDELRGMSLVNRVSGSRVDRYEHNFRRGVNVPGQAEALLTMLMLRGPQTAAELRANSERLHRFADISSVEAFLAELAERQPPLAVKLARAPGARESRWAHLLCGEVAESAAAAGEPASRDDEILQLRAEQARLAAELETVKAQLAQIRGELGLA; this is encoded by the coding sequence ATGTCCCTGAGAGTTTTGACCGCGCTGGAAGCGCGGGTGCTGGCCGTGCTGGTCGAGAAGCAGTTCACCGTGCCGGACAGCTATCCGCTGTCGGTCAATGCGCTGACCCTGGGCTGCAACCAGAAGACCGCGCGCGATCCGGTGATGAATGCCGGCGAGAGCGAGGTGCTGCGGGCGCTGGACGAGCTGCGCGGCATGAGCCTGGTGAACCGCGTCAGCGGCAGCCGGGTCGACCGCTACGAGCACAACTTCCGCCGCGGCGTCAATGTGCCGGGCCAGGCCGAGGCGCTGCTGACGATGCTGATGCTGCGCGGCCCGCAGACGGCCGCCGAGCTGCGCGCCAACAGCGAGCGCCTGCACCGCTTCGCCGACATCTCCTCGGTCGAGGCCTTCCTCGCCGAGCTGGCCGAACGCCAGCCGCCGCTGGCCGTCAAGCTGGCCCGCGCACCCGGCGCGCGCGAGAGCCGCTGGGCCCATCTGCTGTGCGGCGAGGTGGCGGAGAGCGCCGCCGCGGCGGGCGAGCCGGCCTCGCGCGACGACGAGATCCTGCAGCTGCGTGCCGAGCAGGCGCGGCTGGCGGCCGAGCTGGAGACGGTCAAGGCCCAGCTGGCCCAGATCCGCGGCGAGCTGGGGCTGGCATGA
- a CDS encoding thioesterase family protein — protein MRLEIPEQKTLVHETRIPIRWGDMDAMGHVNNTVYFRYLEIARVEWLDSLGGAPNPAGQGPVIVNAFCNFYRQLAYPGEVLAKHYVSNPGRSSFDTWITLERTDRPGEVCAAGGATTVWMDFPAQKSAPLPDWLRARLG, from the coding sequence ATGAGGCTCGAGATCCCGGAGCAGAAGACGCTGGTGCACGAGACCCGCATCCCGATCCGCTGGGGCGATATGGATGCGATGGGCCATGTCAACAACACCGTCTACTTCCGCTACCTGGAGATCGCGCGGGTCGAGTGGCTGGACTCGCTGGGCGGCGCGCCCAACCCGGCCGGCCAGGGACCGGTGATCGTCAACGCCTTCTGCAACTTTTACCGGCAGCTGGCCTATCCCGGCGAGGTGCTCGCGAAGCACTATGTGTCGAACCCGGGCCGCTCCAGCTTCGACACCTGGATCACCCTGGAGCGGACCGACCGCCCCGGCGAGGTCTGCGCGGCCGGCGGCGCCACCACGGTGTGGATGGACTTCCCGGCGCAGAAATCCGCGCCGCTGCCGGACTGGCTGCGCGCGCGGCTCGGCTGA